A single region of the Acidobacteriota bacterium genome encodes:
- the aroC gene encoding chorismate synthase gives MRFLTSGESHGKGLISNIEGFPAQVPVDVDFINADLRRRMSGYGRGLRMKIESDQVDIFAGVRNGETLGSPIAFIIHNRDWVNWTEVMSVEPNPEGVRKRQVTRPRPGHADLVGALKYQFRDMRNVLERSSARETASRVAVGAFCKLLLRELGIQVYSHVISIRNVRISDELLDSVSIDLIPRIESSDLRCCDPDLDDAMKAAVDDAIDRGDTLGGTFEVRAAGVPPGLGSHVHWDRKLDGRLAQALMSINAIKAVETGSGLEKAPMGSEFHDEIFYDDEKREFYRKTNRAGGIEGGTSNGQEIIVRAVVKPIATLKRPLMSVNLETKEAFKAQYERSDTCVVPAAGVIGEAMVAIVLVQAIQEKFGGDNLSELKNNLESFRERVRAM, from the coding sequence TTGCGATTTCTTACTTCCGGCGAGTCTCACGGCAAGGGTCTCATCTCCAACATAGAGGGTTTTCCGGCCCAGGTTCCCGTCGACGTGGATTTCATCAACGCCGATCTGCGGCGGCGCATGAGTGGATACGGGCGGGGCCTCCGCATGAAGATAGAGAGCGACCAGGTGGACATTTTCGCGGGTGTCCGCAACGGCGAGACGCTGGGGTCGCCCATCGCCTTCATCATCCACAACCGGGACTGGGTCAATTGGACCGAGGTCATGAGCGTGGAACCCAATCCCGAGGGCGTCCGCAAGCGGCAGGTCACGCGGCCGCGTCCGGGACACGCCGATCTCGTGGGGGCCTTGAAATACCAGTTCAGGGACATGCGCAACGTCCTGGAACGTTCCAGCGCGCGCGAAACCGCCTCCCGGGTGGCGGTCGGGGCCTTCTGCAAGCTGCTGCTCCGTGAACTGGGCATCCAGGTCTACAGCCACGTCATTTCGATTCGGAACGTTCGGATCTCGGACGAACTTCTGGACTCGGTGTCCATCGATCTGATCCCCCGGATCGAGTCCTCGGACCTGCGCTGCTGCGACCCGGATCTGGACGATGCCATGAAGGCGGCCGTGGACGACGCCATCGACCGGGGAGACACCTTGGGCGGAACCTTCGAAGTCCGCGCCGCCGGAGTTCCTCCGGGCCTGGGCAGCCATGTCCACTGGGACCGGAAACTGGACGGACGGCTCGCCCAGGCCCTCATGTCCATCAACGCCATCAAGGCCGTGGAAACCGGCAGCGGCTTGGAAAAGGCTCCCATGGGCAGCGAATTCCACGACGAGATCTTCTACGACGATGAGAAAAGGGAGTTCTACAGGAAGACCAACCGGGCCGGCGGCATCGAGGGTGGGACTTCCAACGGCCAGGAGATCATCGTTCGGGCCGTGGTCAAACCCATCGCCACCCTGAAGCGGCCGCTGATGTCGGTGAACCTGGAGACCAAGGAAGCCTTCAAGGCCCAGTACGAGCGGTCGGACACCTGCGTGGTTCCCGCAGCCGGAGTCATCGGCGAAGCCATGGTGGCCATCGTGCTGGTCCAGGCGATTCAGGAGAAGTTCGGCGGAGACAACCTGTCCGAACTCAAGAACAACCTGGAGAGCTTCCGTGAACGGGTGCGGGCCATGTGA
- the fmt gene encoding methionyl-tRNA formyltransferase translates to MRVLFLGTPDFARTFLEALAQNQTRLGLRLAGVVTQPDRKSGRGRKLSPPPVKVAALQFGLPIFQCARIRGDAEALEFLRQARPDVMVVVAFGQILPREFFAWPRFGSLNVHTSLLPRYRGAAPVVHAILNGEKETGVTIMKLDEGMDTGDVLAQSTTPIGPDVTSGDLERQLSRQGVELLLGTLPSYLSGELQARPQDHERAILAPLIRKDDARIDWTRPACRIHDQIRAFNPRPGAFTCFRGERLKIWRSRNPHASAFPVPDGRIRTTGKGSILVGCGQGTSLELLELQLANRGRLRARDFTNGMTLRSGERLGVGG, encoded by the coding sequence ATGCGGGTCCTGTTTCTGGGCACGCCCGATTTCGCACGGACGTTTCTCGAGGCATTGGCTCAGAATCAAACCCGCCTCGGCCTGCGGTTGGCCGGCGTCGTCACTCAGCCGGACCGAAAAAGCGGCCGGGGACGCAAGCTGTCGCCGCCGCCCGTCAAGGTCGCCGCCCTTCAGTTCGGCCTGCCGATTTTCCAGTGCGCCAGAATCCGTGGAGACGCCGAGGCGCTGGAATTCCTCCGGCAAGCTCGGCCCGACGTGATGGTGGTCGTCGCCTTCGGACAGATTCTTCCCCGCGAGTTCTTCGCCTGGCCCCGTTTCGGCAGCCTCAATGTCCACACCTCCCTCCTGCCCCGATACCGCGGCGCCGCCCCCGTGGTCCACGCCATCCTGAACGGAGAGAAGGAGACCGGGGTGACCATCATGAAGTTGGACGAGGGCATGGATACCGGTGACGTGCTGGCTCAATCCACGACCCCCATCGGACCCGACGTCACATCGGGGGATCTGGAACGGCAACTCTCACGGCAGGGTGTCGAACTCCTGCTCGGGACCCTGCCCTCCTACCTCTCGGGCGAGCTCCAGGCGCGCCCCCAGGACCATGAGCGAGCGATTCTCGCCCCTCTCATCCGGAAAGACGACGCGCGGATCGACTGGACCCGGCCGGCATGCCGGATCCATGACCAGATCCGCGCCTTCAATCCCCGGCCCGGCGCCTTCACCTGTTTTCGCGGGGAGCGCCTGAAGATCTGGCGAAGCCGCAATCCACACGCCTCCGCCTTCCCGGTCCCGGACGGCCGGATTCGCACCACCGGCAAGGGCTCCATTCTGGTGGGATGCGGCCAAGGCACCTCGCTGGAACTCTTGGAACTCCAGTTGGCCAACCGCGGGCGCCTGCGGGCCCGGGACTTCACCAACGGGATGACACTGAGGTCGGGAGAACGCCTGGGAGTTGGAGGGTGA
- a CDS encoding 16S rRNA (cytosine(967)-C(5))-methyltransferase RsmB yields the protein MKPTARSVALRVLLGSGSGRRVSLKTHFESSDFGVLPDRDRRLATELVYGVLRNQSLLDYQLDGLLERSRARLDPEVLQVLRVGLFQLNHLRIPERAAVHESVRLCREFRKASAAPLVNAVLRRFLRDRPAAPNSGDTQSLSIRYSHPEWLVRRYLSRFGSEDARTILERNNRPPALYLWVNPFRTTRTSFCRRLDREGVPFQPHPRLPHCVRVNSRSFVRHPLYRRGHCFLMSPASQEVAQLGDLSGCRTLGDFCAAPGGKSFILQARKRSRARLISCDLSLSRLRQMKARAGLYRIPQLGAVQADLVHPPFRSRFDFILLDVPCTGTATLRANPDIRWRLAEEDVRRLSRIQRALLRSSFRMLRPGGQLVYATCSTEPEENLEVVETLLNSEPEAKLVRQPEEDFLKREAFFAAWLVRTGGGTVSPPVTRGIGG from the coding sequence GTGAAGCCCACGGCCAGGTCGGTGGCCCTGCGGGTGCTCCTGGGCAGTGGCAGCGGCCGCCGGGTCTCCCTGAAAACCCATTTCGAATCCTCCGATTTCGGAGTTCTGCCGGACCGCGATCGGCGGCTGGCGACGGAGCTGGTCTACGGCGTCCTGCGAAACCAATCCCTCCTGGACTATCAACTGGATGGTTTGCTGGAGCGTTCCCGCGCCCGCCTGGATCCGGAAGTGCTCCAAGTATTGCGTGTGGGACTGTTTCAACTCAACCATCTGAGGATTCCGGAGCGGGCGGCGGTCCATGAGTCGGTCCGGCTCTGCCGGGAATTCCGCAAGGCCTCCGCCGCGCCTCTGGTCAACGCCGTCCTCCGCCGCTTTCTGCGCGACCGGCCCGCTGCTCCAAATTCCGGCGACACCCAGAGTCTGTCCATCCGCTACAGCCACCCCGAATGGCTCGTGCGCCGGTACCTCTCAAGATTCGGGTCCGAGGACGCGCGGACGATTCTGGAGCGAAACAACCGCCCGCCGGCGCTGTATCTTTGGGTCAATCCATTCCGGACGACGCGGACGAGCTTCTGCAGGCGGCTGGACCGGGAAGGCGTCCCTTTTCAACCTCATCCCCGCCTTCCCCATTGCGTCCGGGTGAATTCCAGGTCATTCGTCCGGCATCCCCTCTATCGGCGGGGCCACTGCTTCCTGATGAGTCCGGCCAGCCAGGAGGTCGCTCAACTCGGCGACCTCAGCGGGTGCCGGACGCTGGGCGATTTCTGCGCAGCTCCCGGGGGAAAGTCCTTCATTCTTCAGGCCCGCAAAAGATCCCGCGCCCGCCTGATCTCCTGCGACCTCAGCTTGTCCCGCCTGCGTCAGATGAAGGCCAGAGCCGGCCTCTACCGGATCCCACAGCTTGGGGCCGTTCAGGCCGATCTGGTCCATCCCCCGTTCCGGAGCCGTTTCGACTTCATCCTGCTGGACGTCCCGTGCACCGGGACCGCCACCCTGAGGGCCAATCCGGACATTCGGTGGCGGCTGGCCGAGGAAGACGTCCGACGATTGTCCCGGATTCAGCGCGCCCTCTTGCGGAGCAGTTTTCGAATGCTGCGCCCCGGAGGGCAGTTGGTCTACGCCACCTGTTCCACCGAGCCGGAGGAGAACCTTGAGGTGGTGGAGACTCTGCTCAACTCGGAACCGGAGGCCAAATTGGTGCGGCAGCCGGAGGAGGACTTCCTGAAGCGCGAGGCCTTCTTCGCCGCGTGGCTGGTGCGGACAGGAGGGGGGACTGTCAGTCCCCCCGTGACTCGCGGAATCGGGGGTTGA
- the def gene encoding peptide deformylase has protein sequence MIRPILKFGAPELQRESEPVETFDGKLRDLARDLLETMYAAPGIGLAAPQVGVNLRLLVVDISAGEEKGNQIVLVNPEILETEGEQKGEEGCLSIPGFTAMVDRPQRIRIAGQDTRGRRVEVEAQDLLARALCHEVDHLDGVLYLDRISFFKRDLIKRKIRKLIRSGDW, from the coding sequence ATGATCAGACCCATCCTCAAGTTCGGGGCTCCCGAACTTCAGCGCGAGAGTGAACCGGTCGAGACCTTCGACGGGAAGCTGCGGGATCTGGCCCGGGACTTGCTGGAGACCATGTACGCGGCCCCCGGAATCGGCTTGGCGGCCCCGCAGGTGGGGGTCAACCTCCGGCTCCTGGTCGTGGATATCAGTGCCGGGGAAGAGAAAGGGAACCAGATCGTTCTGGTCAATCCGGAGATCCTCGAGACTGAGGGGGAGCAGAAGGGGGAGGAGGGGTGCCTCAGCATCCCCGGATTCACCGCCATGGTGGACCGGCCGCAACGGATTCGAATCGCCGGGCAGGACACCCGGGGCCGTCGGGTCGAAGTGGAGGCCCAGGATCTTCTGGCACGGGCCCTATGCCATGAGGTGGACCACCTGGACGGCGTTCTCTATCTGGACCGGATTTCATTCTTCAAACGAGACCTGATCAAGCGCAAGATCCGGAAGCTGATCCGCTCCGGGGACTGGTGA
- a CDS encoding outer membrane lipoprotein carrier protein LolA — MDSARISLLFLLLGFFTGLPSGAMETVPAAPGLESVLEKMDRRGGNLQSMSARIIQKKWTDILEEFDEEERGEFHFLRENEAIRLRRDITEPGVSTLLINDGKGIFYQPLLKQANRYDLGARKDRAEFLLLGFTSKKEALRDAYSIRWLGPEMVGGRETYALELTPRSGKVSAFFSRIVLWVDGRLWVPIQQKLVEPTRDYLLIRFEDVRLNLDLPASRFELELPSDVNVIQF; from the coding sequence ATGGATTCAGCGCGGATCTCCCTCCTCTTTCTGCTTCTGGGATTCTTCACGGGCCTTCCGTCGGGGGCCATGGAGACGGTTCCGGCAGCGCCCGGCCTGGAGTCGGTTCTGGAGAAGATGGACCGGAGAGGCGGAAATCTCCAATCCATGAGCGCGAGGATCATCCAGAAGAAATGGACCGACATCCTGGAGGAGTTCGACGAGGAAGAGCGGGGCGAATTTCATTTCCTCAGGGAGAATGAGGCGATCCGTCTGCGCAGAGACATCACGGAGCCGGGCGTGAGCACGCTCCTGATCAATGACGGGAAAGGGATCTTCTATCAGCCGCTTCTCAAGCAGGCCAACCGGTACGATCTGGGGGCGAGAAAGGATCGGGCGGAGTTCCTGCTGCTGGGCTTCACCTCCAAGAAGGAGGCTCTCCGCGATGCCTATTCCATACGATGGCTGGGTCCGGAGATGGTCGGCGGCCGGGAGACCTACGCGCTCGAACTGACTCCCCGGTCCGGCAAGGTCTCCGCCTTTTTCTCCCGTATCGTGCTCTGGGTCGACGGCCGGCTCTGGGTCCCCATTCAGCAGAAGCTGGTGGAGCCCACGCGCGACTACCTGCTGATCCGGTTCGAAGACGTCCGTTTGAACCTGGACCTGCCGGCTTCCAGGTTCGAGCTGGAGCTGCCTTCCGACGTCAACGTCATTCAGTTCTGA
- a CDS encoding ABC transporter permease, with product MTMDFLYKILYEVEEYVTLTIRSVTNIFRRPRYIQDTFQQMETIGVRSVLIVVLVGFFTGGVLALQTSKSLKAFGAVNLMGQLISLSLIREMGPVLTALMLAGRAGSGIASELGSMVVTEQISAMRALGTDPVKKLVTPRVIACTTMVPLLTVIADVFGLVGGWIVSFYNLRLNTALYWNEAFRAIDYNVVLEGLMKPVVFGFIVGSVGCYYGLGTRGGTRGVGRNTTQAVVTASILVIVADFFLGKLILELWH from the coding sequence ATGACCATGGATTTCCTCTACAAGATCCTGTACGAGGTTGAGGAGTACGTCACCCTTACGATCCGAAGCGTCACCAACATCTTCCGCCGTCCACGCTACATCCAGGATACGTTCCAGCAGATGGAGACGATTGGGGTCCGGTCGGTCCTGATCGTGGTCCTGGTCGGCTTTTTCACCGGCGGCGTCCTGGCCTTGCAGACTTCGAAATCTCTGAAGGCGTTCGGCGCCGTGAATCTCATGGGGCAACTGATCTCCCTGTCGTTGATCCGGGAAATGGGTCCCGTGTTGACGGCATTGATGTTGGCCGGCCGGGCCGGTTCAGGCATCGCATCGGAATTGGGATCCATGGTGGTGACGGAGCAGATCAGCGCCATGCGGGCCCTCGGAACGGATCCTGTGAAAAAGCTGGTGACTCCACGTGTCATCGCCTGCACCACCATGGTGCCCCTCTTGACCGTGATCGCGGACGTATTCGGGTTGGTCGGCGGGTGGATCGTGTCGTTCTACAATCTCCGCTTGAATACGGCCCTCTATTGGAATGAGGCCTTTAGAGCCATCGACTACAATGTTGTGCTGGAGGGTCTGATGAAACCGGTCGTATTCGGCTTCATCGTCGGCTCCGTGGGTTGCTACTATGGCTTGGGAACCCGGGGTGGAACCAGGGGCGTCGGACGCAATACGACGCAGGCCGTCGTGACGGCCTCCATCCTGGTCATCGTGGCCGATTTTTTCCTGGGCAAGCTCATTCTGGAGTTGTGGCATTGA
- the rpe gene encoding ribulose-phosphate 3-epimerase translates to MPWIAPSLLSADFLDLGGAVREMEQAGCRILHLDVMDGHFVPNLSFGLPVIEAVRKQTDLILDVHLMISNPEDMADAFIDAGADYLSVQYETVLHLDRLMDRIREKGAKPGVALNPHTPVGVLEEILPKCHHVMIMSVNPGFSGQRFIATSFDKMRKLREMAARDNLRVKIEIDGGIKPANTQDAVRAGAEIMVAGSAIFGTPSPGETFRQMQTLAEEA, encoded by the coding sequence ATGCCTTGGATCGCCCCATCTCTACTCTCGGCCGACTTTCTCGATCTGGGAGGCGCCGTCAGGGAAATGGAGCAGGCCGGATGCCGAATTCTGCACCTGGACGTCATGGATGGACATTTCGTTCCCAACCTGAGCTTCGGCCTGCCGGTGATCGAGGCGGTGCGCAAACAGACCGACCTGATCCTGGACGTCCACCTCATGATCTCGAACCCGGAAGACATGGCCGATGCGTTCATCGACGCGGGCGCCGACTATTTGAGCGTCCAATATGAAACAGTTCTGCATTTGGACCGTCTAATGGACAGGATCCGGGAAAAGGGGGCGAAGCCGGGCGTGGCGCTGAATCCTCACACACCGGTCGGCGTCCTGGAGGAAATCCTCCCCAAGTGCCACCACGTCATGATCATGTCGGTGAATCCGGGATTCTCGGGGCAGCGCTTCATTGCCACGAGCTTCGATAAAATGAGAAAATTGAGGGAGATGGCGGCCCGGGACAATCTCCGGGTCAAGATCGAGATCGACGGCGGCATCAAGCCAGCCAATACGCAGGATGCGGTTCGGGCCGGGGCCGAGATCATGGTGGCCGGTTCGGCCATCTTCGGAACGCCCTCTCCGGGTGAGACGTTTCGCCAGATGCAGACTCTCGCCGAGGAGGCTTGA
- a CDS encoding CDP-alcohol phosphatidyltransferase family protein translates to MISQTIGHGAQVILRGIVRCLMALHVKPNHLTFLGFITSIWAAFVFASGHFVTAGLVLILAGLFDMVDGMVARTANTATPFGAFFDSVMDRYSDLIIYLGLIIYYGQQDRFTYVVLVSVAMMGSVLISYTRARAECLIPSCKVGFLERPERLVLLIIGSFYFMEPVLWAIAVIGNWTVIHRILHTRSQMRPSEPKPGQGRAGRQPAGSMRYVRGTWRYDVVCVMILGFIFLTPGSVFDGSLFSKRQEPENQQEIVPDPKKSQVQTFNQRVLPSSRQEISPP, encoded by the coding sequence ATGATTTCGCAAACCATCGGCCACGGAGCCCAGGTCATCCTGAGGGGAATCGTGCGGTGTTTGATGGCATTGCACGTCAAGCCCAATCACCTCACCTTTCTGGGGTTCATCACCAGCATCTGGGCGGCGTTCGTTTTTGCGAGTGGCCACTTCGTTACCGCCGGCCTGGTGCTGATCCTCGCCGGCCTGTTCGACATGGTGGACGGGATGGTGGCCCGGACCGCCAACACCGCGACTCCATTCGGGGCCTTCTTCGATTCGGTGATGGACCGCTACTCGGATTTGATCATCTACCTGGGCCTCATCATTTATTACGGCCAACAGGACCGGTTCACCTACGTCGTCCTGGTGAGCGTGGCCATGATGGGGTCGGTGCTGATCAGCTACACCAGGGCCCGGGCCGAATGCCTGATCCCCAGTTGCAAGGTCGGATTCCTGGAACGGCCCGAACGCCTGGTTCTGCTCATCATCGGCTCCTTCTACTTCATGGAACCCGTCCTCTGGGCCATCGCCGTCATCGGAAACTGGACGGTGATTCACCGGATTCTCCACACCCGCTCCCAGATGAGGCCGTCCGAGCCGAAGCCGGGTCAGGGGCGCGCGGGCCGGCAGCCCGCGGGCTCGATGCGGTACGTCCGGGGAACCTGGCGCTACGACGTGGTCTGCGTGATGATCCTGGGCTTTATTTTTCTCACTCCGGGCTCGGTCTTCGACGGCTCCCTCTTTTCCAAGAGGCAGGAGCCTGAAAATCAGCAGGAGATCGTACCCGATCCGAAGAAATCTCAGGTCCAGACCTTCAACCAAAGGGTCCTGCCGTCCTCCAGGCAGGAGATCTCACCCCCTTGA
- a CDS encoding ATP-binding cassette domain-containing protein, whose amino-acid sequence MIRFENVTKKYEDHTVLEDFDMEVRRGETMVLLGGSGSGKSTILKMVVGLVSPDSGSVFVDGEEITRLREDDLMPIRRKIGIVFQEGALFDSLTVWENVAYRVIESDGYTMDQIDDWVYRLLGFVGLQNAIDKMPTELSGGMKRRVAIARALMGSPRIMLYDEPTAGLDPITSRITCELIMRLRDLEGVTGILVTNDLQAVRALSGEVSTKAPDGTVDFKPVDPETTLRNTRFVMIKDGRIHYEGGDPSREGGDEYVREFLA is encoded by the coding sequence GTGATCCGCTTCGAGAACGTCACCAAGAAATACGAGGACCATACGGTGCTCGAAGATTTCGACATGGAGGTGCGCCGGGGCGAAACCATGGTCCTGCTGGGAGGATCGGGGTCGGGGAAATCGACCATCCTCAAAATGGTGGTGGGCCTGGTCAGCCCCGATTCCGGGTCCGTGTTCGTGGACGGCGAGGAGATCACTCGGCTTCGCGAGGATGACTTGATGCCGATTCGCCGGAAAATCGGCATCGTATTCCAGGAGGGAGCTCTCTTCGACTCCCTGACGGTCTGGGAGAATGTGGCCTATCGGGTCATTGAGTCCGACGGGTATACCATGGATCAGATCGACGACTGGGTGTACCGGCTCCTGGGATTCGTGGGATTGCAGAACGCCATCGACAAGATGCCCACCGAGCTGTCGGGGGGAATGAAGAGGCGCGTGGCCATCGCCCGGGCATTGATGGGCAGCCCGAGGATCATGCTCTACGATGAGCCGACGGCAGGGCTCGATCCCATCACCAGCAGAATCACCTGCGAACTCATCATGAGATTGCGGGACCTGGAGGGCGTAACCGGGATTTTGGTCACCAACGACCTGCAGGCGGTTCGCGCCCTTTCGGGGGAAGTGTCCACGAAGGCGCCGGATGGCACCGTCGACTTCAAGCCGGTGGACCCGGAGACGACATTGCGGAACACTCGATTCGTCATGATCAAGGATGGACGAATCCACTATGAGGGAGGAGACCCCTCCCGGGAGGGGGGCGACGAGTACGTCCGTGAGTTCCTGGCCTGA
- a CDS encoding ABC transporter ATP-binding protein, with protein MRHTLEMDRVKNLVVAEDLQMVFRIGKMEVPALRGINLKVRTGEFLAIMGPSGCGKSTLLHLLGGLLTPSSGRIWIDGVEMSLVSDAERTEIRKMKIGFVFQRFNLLPTLTARHNIELACRIHGNGHQNEARTREIFKLLGLEGKMDHKPSELSGGEQQRISVARAVINRPALLLADEPTGNLDSQNSDNVLSILKELNQRYNQTILMITHNPDAAAAASRVIRMMDGRLVSSDSE; from the coding sequence ATGAGGCACACTCTGGAAATGGATCGAGTCAAGAATCTGGTGGTAGCCGAGGACCTCCAGATGGTCTTTCGCATCGGAAAGATGGAGGTCCCCGCTCTCCGCGGCATCAACCTGAAGGTCCGGACCGGCGAGTTCCTGGCCATCATGGGACCCAGCGGTTGCGGCAAATCCACACTGCTCCACCTCCTGGGCGGACTCCTGACCCCCTCTTCAGGCCGGATCTGGATCGACGGAGTGGAGATGAGCCTGGTCAGCGATGCGGAAAGGACCGAGATCCGCAAGATGAAGATCGGATTCGTCTTTCAGCGGTTCAATCTCCTGCCGACCCTGACGGCCCGGCACAACATCGAGCTGGCGTGCCGCATTCATGGCAACGGCCATCAGAATGAGGCCCGGACTCGAGAAATCTTTAAACTGTTGGGATTGGAGGGCAAGATGGATCACAAGCCCTCCGAGCTCTCAGGGGGCGAACAACAACGGATCTCCGTTGCCCGCGCCGTCATCAATCGACCCGCCTTGCTCCTGGCGGATGAACCCACGGGAAACCTGGATTCCCAGAACTCCGACAACGTGCTCTCCATCCTGAAAGAGCTGAATCAGCGTTATAACCAGACCATCCTGATGATCACCCACAATCCGGATGCCGCCGCGGCCGCCAGCCGCGTCATCCGGATGATGGACGGCCGGCTTGTGAGCTCGGATTCCGAGTAG
- a CDS encoding PASTA domain-containing protein: MVSRRRKKKRSARRRNPFVAVVKLGLLAGVLMVVFLFSLIISMRVATRATEVVVPSLIRTDMEQARKKLEALGLGLAVEGEVYDASIPNGAVVAQLPTPGVRLKANGRVRVMVSLGVQHKPVPDLIGSTQRVARLMSQQSGYEIGHTSEIFLADVGSDQIIRQVPNPGSTEVLTARVDVLVGKKRVQSYIMPDFRDLNLNRVRSLIRKNGFESPKVNYTRGARRSRGKVVRQYPEAGNMLKENDKIILEVAS, encoded by the coding sequence ATGGTTTCCAGGAGAAGGAAGAAAAAGCGTTCGGCCAGACGGCGCAATCCGTTCGTGGCCGTGGTCAAGCTGGGCCTGTTGGCCGGCGTCCTGATGGTCGTTTTTCTCTTCAGCCTGATCATCAGCATGCGAGTGGCGACGCGGGCGACGGAGGTCGTGGTCCCGTCCCTCATCCGGACCGACATGGAGCAGGCCAGAAAAAAACTGGAAGCGTTGGGCCTGGGATTGGCCGTGGAGGGAGAAGTCTACGACGCGTCGATTCCCAACGGCGCCGTCGTCGCTCAGCTTCCCACTCCCGGCGTCCGCCTCAAGGCCAACGGCCGGGTCAGGGTGATGGTGAGCCTGGGAGTTCAGCATAAACCGGTCCCGGATCTCATCGGGTCCACACAGCGGGTCGCCCGCCTGATGTCGCAACAGTCGGGCTACGAGATCGGACACACCAGCGAGATCTTCCTCGCCGACGTGGGATCGGACCAGATCATCCGCCAGGTCCCCAACCCGGGGTCCACGGAAGTCCTCACGGCCCGCGTCGACGTCCTGGTGGGCAAGAAGCGGGTCCAGAGCTACATCATGCCTGATTTCAGGGACTTGAATCTGAACCGGGTGCGGTCCCTCATTCGGAAGAACGGCTTCGAGTCGCCGAAGGTCAATTACACCAGGGGGGCCAGGAGATCCCGGGGCAAGGTGGTCCGTCAATATCCCGAGGCGGGAAACATGTTGAAGGAAAACGATAAGATCATTCTGGAGGTCGCCAGCTGA